The Pseudomonadota bacterium sequence GTTCCACATGACCTACAGCGAGGTGCTGAAACGCCTGCGCGACGCCGGCTTGGGCTCGCTGCCCGGTGGCGGGGCCGAGATCTTCCACCCCGACGTGCGCCAGCGCATCGCCCGAGACAAAGCCGACGCCGGCCAGTACCTGGCCGTACATGACACGGCCCACCAACTGGGCATCGCCAGCAACTGCACGATGCTCTATGGACACGTCGAGACCTTCGAGCACCGAGTCGACCATCTGCTGCGCCTGCGCGAGCAGCAGGATCGCTCCGGCGGATTCCAGTGTTTCGTTCCACTTGCTTTCCACAATGAAAACAACAGCTTGAAGCGTCTGCCAGAGCCTACCGCGATCGACGATCTGCGCACGATGGCGGTCAGCCGCCTGCTGCTCGACAACATCCCTCACATCAAGGCGTATTGGGTCTCGTTGACGGTGCCCACAGCGCAGGTGGCACTCCGCTTCGGGGCAGACGATCTGGACGGCACGATCGTTCACGAAACCATCTACCATGCCGCCGGAAGCACCGCGCCCATGGCCCTCACGCGCGACGAGCTCATACGACTGATTCGCGAGGCGGGACGCGTGCCAATCGAGCGCGGCACACTGTACGACGTGATCGAGGAGCTGTCACCCAAGCCACCCGAAGCCGCCCGCAAGGTCAGAGAACGGCACCTCCCGAGCCGAGCCTTGCGGCTTGCCGACAGGGCTTGATCGAGCGAAGGCACATGAACCACAAGCCAGAGAAGTCGAGCACGCCACCCTTGCAAACCCGCGAGCCGGCGCCACGCAAGAAGCTGGTGGCGAATCGTTACGGTAGCGCGCCCAAAGCGGCCGCGCCTGAACAGCTCCGGCTCGTGGGCGTGAGCTACCTCAACGCTCAGCCGGTCCTACACGGGCTGCTGCAGGGGCTCGGCGCAGGTCGCATATGCTTGCGACTCGCCACACCGTCGGAGCTGAGTCGCAAGCTCCTCGAAGATGAAGCGGACGCGGCTCTGGCCCCCACGGCCACGTTGGCCAACCACGGAGCGCTCGAGCTCGTTCCAGGCATCGGGATCGGCTGCGACGGTGCCGTGGGCTCGGTGCTCGTGCTCGGGGAGCGCCCCCTCGAGGAGCTCGACACGCTGCTGCTCGATTCCTCCAGCCGCACCAGCGTAACCCTGGCTCGCCTCGTGGCCCGGCGGCTCAGGCGCGGCGGTGAGCCCAGGTGCTGGATTCATGCCCCCCAGGACATCCCGGAGCGTATCGGTGGCCGCACCGGCGGGCTGCTGATCGGAGATGCGGCGCTGGCTCAGCGGCAGCGCTTTCCCTACCAACTCGACCTGGGCGAAGCCTGGACAAAGTGGACCGGTTTGCCCTTCGTCTTTGCAGCTTGGGCGGCGCGCCCCGGCCTCCTGCAGCGTGGCGATGTGCTGCTTCTCGAAGCCTCCCTCGCTGCGGGCCTGAATGCAAGAGGCTCGATTGCAGAAGCCTGGGCTCGGGAACACGGTGGCGACGCGGGTGGTTACCTGCGCTACTTGACCGAAGGCGTGCGTTACGAGCTCGACGATTCCGCACTCGCCGGAGCCCGCGAGTTCCTCGAACGCGCGGCCGAGGCAGGCTTGCTTCCCCCGTGTGAGCTCACGTTCGTTGGCAAACGGAAGCAAGCCACCGGAGGACAGCGTCGCGGAAACGGTCTGTCGCAACCGAACCATCGAGAGGCACGGACGCGCGCAGGCGACACCCGTGCATCGCTCGATGGTCTGCTCGAACGGGGCGCTCGCGGGGGGCGCCTGTCCTTCGAAGACGCAATGGCCCTGGGACGCGACGCCACTACCCACGAGCTGGGGTGGGCCGCGGATCGGCGGCGCCGACAGCTGCATCCGGACAACGTGGTCACCTACATCGTCGACCGCAACATCAACTACACCAACGTGTGTACGACCTCCTGCCGCTTCTGCGCGTTCTATCGCCCCGTCAACCACCGCGAGGGCTATGTCTTGTCGCGTGACGAGCTTGCCAGCAAGATTCGCGAAACCGTGGATGCCGGCGGAGTTCAGATTCTGTTGCAGGGAGGGCTCAACCCCGAGCTGCATCTCGAATGGTACGAGGACCTGTTTCGCTGGATGAAGCGGAAGTTTCCGATCGCCTTGCACGCACTGAGCCCCGAGGAGATTCTGCATCTGGCGCGCCTCGAGGATCTGCCCGTTGAGGAGGTGCTCAAGCGCCTGCGCGCGGCTGGCATGGATTCCCTGCCCGGCGGTGGCGCCGAAGTGCTTACGGACCGCGTCCGCCGCAAGATCGCGGCGGCGAAGTGCACCAGCCTCGAGTGGCTCGAAGTCATGCGCAGCGCGCACCACCTCGGCATGCGAAGCACGGCTACCATGATGTTCGGCACTGCGGACACACTGGCGGACCGCGTACTGCATCTTCTGAAGATCCGCCAACTGCAGGACGAAACCGAGGGATTCACCGCGTTCATCTGCTGGGACTACCAGCACGAGCAAGGCACGCGCGCCGTCGCGGGCGAAACGGGCACGGTGCTCTACTTGCGGACGCAGGCTCTCGCCCGCCTCGTACTGGACAACGTCAGCAATATCCAATCCTCCTGGGTCACGCAGGGTCCTGGCATAGGCCAGCTAGCGCTGCGCTTCGGCGCCAACGATATGGGAAGCGTCATGTTCGAAGAGAACGTGGTTTCCTCCGCAGGAACCACGTTCGCCATGGACGCGCAGCAAATCGAGCGTCACGCCCGCGCTGCCGGGTTCAAGGTGGCCAGACGCAATATGCGCTACGAACGCTTGGCCGAGCCCTGCTAAGGGCCCGCCAGAGCCAGCGCGCCCGCAGGCATGCGGTTGGAATCGACACTGCCCGCAGGAATAGCAGCGCTAGTTCGAGGACGTAAGCGGCTATGGCTGGACAGGAACTAGCGCGCGGCGCGATCTTGTTGCTGGCAGCAGCCCTACTGCTCACCGCGCAAGCCCGAGCCCTGGATCCAACCTATGAGGACCGGCGTTTAGCCAGGTTGCTCCACGACGAGGGCTTCGAGCGCCATCCCCGCCCGGAAGGCAAGCTGATCGCGTTCGTTCGCGTCTTCACCCGCGACGTGCTGACCACAGACGAGCCTTGGCCCACGTTCCTCAACGCGTTGCACTGGATAACCCGCGAGTCCATGGTCCGGCGGGAGTTGTTGTTTGCAGTGGGAGGCCGCTTCCGGGACGCTCGCAGCGAGGAAACCATGCGCAACCTGCGTGGACTCGGGATCTTCTCGTTTGTACGGATCGTCGCGGTGCGAACCGCCAGCGACACCCAGGTCGGCGTTGTGGTCCTGACCAGGGACCTTTGGAGCCTGCGGCTGGAGCAGGAATTCTCGGGAGCGGGAACGCGTTTCAACCAACTGTTTCTTCAAGCAATCGAGCGCAATCTCCTCGGTCGAAACAAACGGTTTGCAGCAAACTTCCGCTTGATGCCCATCAGCTACCGGATCGGCCAGCGCTACTTCGACTACCGCGTCTGGGGCGGGACGTTGCTGCTGTCTCAGCGCGCGGGATTGCGCTTCCACCGGCACAGCCACGCCTTCGAAGGCGGCAGCGTCGAGTTGAGCCTGCTCAAGCCTTACTACAATCTTGCCCAGCGCTTTTCCTGTCGTCTCGACGTCAGCGCCTACCGCCTGATCCAACGCAACATCGACAGCCACGGTGTGAGGACCTGGGACGACCCGGCAACTGCAGCGATGGAGGCGATTCCAGTGGCCTACGACGACGAAGGGCTCGAAATCGGAGCCGCCGCCGGGTTGCGTCGCGGCGATCGGTTCAAGCAGTCCGTTTCCTTGGGCGTGGGTCTGTCCGATCGCAACGTCGGTTTCCTCCCCGAGCCCAAGCTCGACCAACGGCAGGCGCGCGCCTTTGCCGGCCGGTTCTTTCCCAGGGTTCGAAGACAGGTCTTCCCTTCCCTGGGCTATAGCCTGTGGCTGACCCGTTTCGCCACGCTGCGAAACCTCGGCACGTTTGGCCGCAGCGAGAACGTGCGCACCGGTCCCAGTGTCCAGGCCCGTCTCAGCCTTCCGCTGCGTCACTTTGGCTCATCCACGAGCTCCATGGTCGTGCGCGGATTCCTCGGCTGGATAGGCGCCTCCGACGAAGCCTTGTTGGAGCTCGCACTGGCAGGATCCGCGCGTCTCGAAGACGGTCGAGCCATAAATCAGCTGTTGGACCTGTCCGTGCGCGGCGCCACGCCTCCCTGGTTTTTCGGACGGCTGGTAGCACGGGCGCGAGTGGAAGCACGCCGGCACGATACCAACAACACTTGGGTTACGCTGGGTGCAGAAAACGGCCTCAGAGGCTATGGTCTGCGGGCTTTTTACGGGGTCGGCAAGAGCCGCATGCGCTTCAACCTGGAGTATCGAACCGACCCCTTGGTTCTGCTGACCGTGCACGCGGGCTTCGCGCTTTTCTACGACGCGGGCAGCCTGTACTCGACGCTGCGCAACGCCCGCATGCGCCATGCGGCAGGTCTTGGGCTGCGCCTGCTCTTTCCCCAGCTCAACGCCTACGTGTTCCGTTTCGATCTCGGCCTGCCGCTCGATCGGCCCGGCATCGGCCTGCTGGTCAGCTTCGGGAGCAGTCAGATGATCACGCTTACAGCCGCCGAAGACGCGTCTGCCGCACCCTAGGTCCTAGGTTTATGGCTGTGCCCTTCATGCAGGCGGGTGTTACTCTCCCGCCCCGCTTGGAGCGTCGCCGTGATACTGAGTACCTTGGACTGGGCGATCGTCGTCGCCTTCTTCGTGTTTTCGCTGGTGGTCGGCGTGGCA is a genomic window containing:
- the mqnE gene encoding aminofutalosine synthase MqnE produces the protein MRGRIDGIAARVRRGERLCFDDAMALFLEPDVLAVGSLANEMRERLHGDRTYFNVNMRFEATNVCEASCRFCAFAKLEEGAAGAHTTTLAQAREALEAHPDPGLTELHMVNGLHPGLPFEWYEDLLRGFKRVRPSIHLKCFTAVEIHYFAQKFHMTYSEVLKRLRDAGLGSLPGGGAEIFHPDVRQRIARDKADAGQYLAVHDTAHQLGIASNCTMLYGHVETFEHRVDHLLRLREQQDRSGGFQCFVPLAFHNENNSLKRLPEPTAIDDLRTMAVSRLLLDNIPHIKAYWVSLTVPTAQVALRFGADDLDGTIVHETIYHAAGSTAPMALTRDELIRLIREAGRVPIERGTLYDVIEELSPKPPEAARKVRERHLPSRALRLADRA
- the mqnC gene encoding dehypoxanthine futalosine cyclase; amino-acid sequence: MALGRDATTHELGWAADRRRRQLHPDNVVTYIVDRNINYTNVCTTSCRFCAFYRPVNHREGYVLSRDELASKIRETVDAGGVQILLQGGLNPELHLEWYEDLFRWMKRKFPIALHALSPEEILHLARLEDLPVEEVLKRLRAAGMDSLPGGGAEVLTDRVRRKIAAAKCTSLEWLEVMRSAHHLGMRSTATMMFGTADTLADRVLHLLKIRQLQDETEGFTAFICWDYQHEQGTRAVAGETGTVLYLRTQALARLVLDNVSNIQSSWVTQGPGIGQLALRFGANDMGSVMFEENVVSSAGTTFAMDAQQIERHARAAGFKVARRNMRYERLAEPC
- a CDS encoding BamA/TamA family outer membrane protein encodes the protein MAGQELARGAILLLAAALLLTAQARALDPTYEDRRLARLLHDEGFERHPRPEGKLIAFVRVFTRDVLTTDEPWPTFLNALHWITRESMVRRELLFAVGGRFRDARSEETMRNLRGLGIFSFVRIVAVRTASDTQVGVVVLTRDLWSLRLEQEFSGAGTRFNQLFLQAIERNLLGRNKRFAANFRLMPISYRIGQRYFDYRVWGGTLLLSQRAGLRFHRHSHAFEGGSVELSLLKPYYNLAQRFSCRLDVSAYRLIQRNIDSHGVRTWDDPATAAMEAIPVAYDDEGLEIGAAAGLRRGDRFKQSVSLGVGLSDRNVGFLPEPKLDQRQARAFAGRFFPRVRRQVFPSLGYSLWLTRFATLRNLGTFGRSENVRTGPSVQARLSLPLRHFGSSTSSMVVRGFLGWIGASDEALLELALAGSARLEDGRAINQLLDLSVRGATPPWFFGRLVARARVEARRHDTNNTWVTLGAENGLRGYGLRAFYGVGKSRMRFNLEYRTDPLVLLTVHAGFALFYDAGSLYSTLRNARMRHAAGLGLRLLFPQLNAYVFRFDLGLPLDRPGIGLLVSFGSSQMITLTAAEDASAAP